The proteins below come from a single Tissierella sp. MB52-C2 genomic window:
- a CDS encoding 2Fe-2S iron-sulfur cluster binding domain-containing protein, whose amino-acid sequence MNEIIITTISITGISAIFAFLLTLADRTIGNYGEIELNINDDKDYTVQGGSSLLSTLIDEKIFIPSACGGKGTCGYCKVKVLEGGGPVLPTEIPFLTQEELDDHVRLSCQCKVKEKIKIQIPEELFNVKEYFATVEVLEDMTSVIKRLRLKLPEGEEIKFKPGQFIQLKAPLYEGNDEEVYRAYSIASAAEDKNHIELFIGYVPGGKCTTYVHKHLKVGDTVQINGPYGDFYFDDESGREVILVAAGTGIAPILSILKHMREKKINRKARFYFGAKTPEDLFLVEYFKELENELYDFKFIPTLSRVTEEHNWTGETGRVNNAIDKYLTDSENKESYLCGNEKMIATMVEALMEKGIPEELIYFDKFD is encoded by the coding sequence ATGAACGAAATAATTATAACAACCATATCTATTACAGGAATATCAGCTATATTTGCTTTTCTCCTTACTCTTGCTGATAGAACAATAGGAAATTATGGAGAAATAGAATTAAATATAAACGACGATAAAGATTATACAGTCCAAGGAGGTTCATCTCTTTTATCTACTTTAATAGATGAAAAGATATTTATTCCATCAGCCTGTGGTGGTAAAGGAACCTGTGGATATTGTAAAGTAAAAGTATTAGAAGGTGGGGGCCCAGTGCTTCCTACTGAGATTCCATTTTTAACTCAAGAAGAATTAGATGACCATGTAAGACTTTCATGTCAATGTAAAGTAAAAGAAAAAATTAAAATTCAAATACCTGAAGAATTATTTAATGTTAAAGAATATTTTGCTACAGTAGAAGTCTTAGAAGATATGACATCTGTAATAAAAAGACTGAGACTTAAATTACCAGAAGGAGAAGAGATAAAATTTAAGCCAGGACAATTTATTCAACTTAAAGCTCCATTATATGAAGGAAATGATGAAGAAGTCTATAGGGCTTATTCCATAGCTTCTGCTGCAGAAGATAAAAATCATATAGAGCTATTCATAGGGTATGTTCCAGGTGGTAAATGTACTACTTATGTCCATAAACATTTGAAAGTAGGAGATACAGTACAGATAAATGGTCCCTATGGAGACTTTTACTTTGATGATGAGAGTGGTCGAGAAGTTATATTAGTTGCAGCAGGTACAGGCATTGCTCCCATACTCTCTATACTTAAACATATGAGAGAGAAAAAGATAAATAGAAAGGCTAGATTTTACTTTGGTGCTAAGACTCCTGAAGATTTATTTTTAGTAGAATATTTTAAGGAATTAGAAAATGAGTTATATGATTTTAAATTTATACCGACTTTATCAAGGGTAACAGAAGAACATAATTGGACTGGAGAAACAGGTAGAGTCAATAATGCTATAGATAAATATTTAACGGATTCGGAAAATAAAGAATCTTACCTTTGTGGTAATGAAAAGATGATAGCTACTATGGTAGAGGCTCTTATGGAAAAAGGAATTCCAGAGGAGTTAATATACTTTGATAAATTTGATTGA
- a CDS encoding NADH:ubiquinone reductase (Na(+)-transporting) subunit D, which yields MMKGDSPKKIFKMGLWEDNPILVQIIGICSALAVTNLMINSLIMGVGLIFVTALSSFTVSLLRNYTPKHIRMMVQVLIIAAYVIIVDIFLKAYMPEMSKALGPYVGLIITNCIIMGRAEAYAQKNSPIPSFLDGVASGLGYTLVLLVIAFIRELLGFGTVFGIQVLGEWWTPWTIMIMPPAAFFILAVVIWITKTIQEKEKDNEKGQVAN from the coding sequence ATGATGAAGGGAGATAGTCCGAAAAAAATATTTAAAATGGGACTTTGGGAAGATAATCCTATATTAGTTCAGATAATAGGTATATGTTCAGCCCTAGCAGTGACTAACCTTATGATAAACTCATTAATCATGGGAGTAGGACTAATATTTGTTACTGCATTATCATCTTTTACTGTATCTTTACTTAGGAATTATACACCAAAGCATATTAGAATGATGGTTCAAGTACTTATAATAGCAGCCTATGTAATTATAGTGGATATTTTCCTAAAGGCATATATGCCTGAAATGAGCAAGGCATTAGGACCTTATGTAGGATTGATTATTACAAACTGTATAATCATGGGTAGAGCAGAGGCCTATGCGCAGAAAAATTCCCCTATTCCTTCATTTTTAGATGGAGTAGCCTCTGGATTAGGCTATACTTTAGTTCTTTTGGTCATAGCTTTTATTAGAGAATTATTAGGATTTGGGACAGTTTTTGGAATTCAAGTTTTAGGAGAATGGTGGACACCATGGACTATAATGATTATGCCACCAGCAGCATTTTTTATATTAGCAGTTGTTATCTGGATCACTAAAACTATTCAAGAAAAAGAGAAAGATAATGAGAAAGGTCAGGTGGCTAATTGA
- a CDS encoding cold shock domain-containing protein: MKGTVKWFNAEKGFGFITTEEGNDVFAHFSQINKDGFKTLEEGQEVEFNVVEGAKGLQAENITII, from the coding sequence ATGAAAGGTACAGTAAAATGGTTTAATGCAGAAAAAGGATTTGGATTTATTACTACTGAAGAAGGAAACGATGTATTCGCTCACTTCTCACAAATCAACAAAGATGGTTTCAAAACTTTAGAAGAAGGCCAAGAAGTTGAATTCAACGTTGTAGAAGGCGCTAAAGGATTACAAGCTGAGAATATAACTATTATCTAG
- a CDS encoding acyl-ACP thioesterase domain-containing protein translates to MKKYRKTFEIPYYESDKNGRIRQVSLLEYLGETSGAHTDYLGFNSKKLQELNCAWMLNRWKVKIHKYPKVKEKISIETWTSKMDRFYANREFIIYDEEDNEIGRASTVWIFIDMNKKKPVRIPAEFLEIAKPVEETTFDDFYDFKKEIEIEENIDFHVRRSDIDYNNHVNNTKYLSWILETVPDNIYENYRLSEFELLYKKETVYGNTILAGINILDEEIHEKGFIHKIIDSNTGEVHALGMTKWIDIK, encoded by the coding sequence ATGAAGAAATATCGAAAAACCTTTGAAATACCATACTATGAATCAGATAAGAATGGAAGAATAAGACAAGTATCTTTACTAGAGTATTTAGGTGAAACATCTGGTGCCCATACTGATTATTTAGGATTTAATTCTAAAAAACTTCAAGAATTAAATTGTGCATGGATGCTGAATAGATGGAAAGTAAAAATACATAAGTATCCAAAAGTAAAAGAAAAAATATCTATAGAAACTTGGACATCAAAGATGGATAGATTTTATGCCAATAGAGAATTTATAATATATGATGAAGAAGATAATGAAATAGGAAGGGCATCTACTGTATGGATATTTATCGATATGAATAAAAAGAAACCCGTTAGAATTCCAGCGGAGTTTCTTGAAATAGCTAAACCTGTTGAGGAAACAACTTTTGATGATTTTTATGACTTTAAAAAAGAAATAGAAATAGAAGAGAATATAGATTTTCATGTAAGAAGGTCTGATATTGATTATAATAACCATGTAAATAATACTAAATATCTTTCATGGATATTAGAGACTGTTCCAGATAATATTTATGAAAATTATAGATTAAGTGAATTTGAATTATTGTATAAAAAAGAAACAGTATATGGAAATACCATATTGGCAGGAATTAATATATTAGATGAAGAAATTCATGAGAAAGGCTTTATTCACAAGATTATAGATAGTAATACAGGAGAAGTTCATGCCCTAGGTATGACTAAGTGGATAGATATAAAATAA
- a CDS encoding RnfABCDGE type electron transport complex subunit D — protein MLGENFSKHFMKQKMMRTVIVSLIPLIFSSIYFFGWRTLILLGIVTIAGLTTEWIFEKKYNRKVSEAIFVSCILYTMTLPPTTPYWIAAIGIIFGILFGKEVFGGFGKNIFNPALVARAFVYVCFPAPLTIQWSKAALGFPGGFSTYITQGVEVVSQATPMLLFRDTGKMTSLMDLLIGNISGSIGETSAILIILAGVYLVYKKVASWQIMVGVLAGFTGLSSILYLLGNSQIPNPVFGVLAGGLLFGAVFMTTDPVSAPKTKEGKWIYGIIIGMVTVIIRGYALFAGGMMFAILIANTFVPIMDEGVNAYKKHKKESKKEKEEVAI, from the coding sequence TTGTTAGGAGAGAATTTTTCAAAACATTTTATGAAGCAAAAGATGATGAGAACAGTTATTGTATCTTTAATTCCATTAATATTTTCATCAATATATTTTTTCGGATGGAGAACATTAATACTCTTAGGCATTGTAACTATTGCTGGATTAACAACTGAATGGATTTTTGAAAAGAAATACAATAGGAAGGTTTCAGAGGCCATATTTGTTAGTTGTATCCTATACACCATGACATTACCGCCTACGACTCCTTATTGGATAGCCGCAATAGGAATTATATTTGGTATTTTATTTGGGAAAGAGGTGTTTGGTGGATTTGGAAAAAACATTTTTAATCCTGCTTTAGTAGCTAGGGCATTTGTATATGTATGCTTCCCAGCTCCCTTGACTATTCAGTGGTCAAAGGCTGCTTTAGGATTTCCAGGAGGATTTAGCACTTATATTACTCAAGGTGTGGAAGTAGTTTCACAAGCTACTCCAATGTTATTATTTAGAGATACAGGTAAGATGACTTCTTTAATGGATCTATTAATTGGAAATATATCTGGCTCCATAGGGGAAACTTCAGCGATTTTAATTATTCTTGCAGGTGTTTATTTAGTATATAAAAAGGTAGCATCTTGGCAGATAATGGTAGGAGTATTAGCTGGATTTACAGGACTAAGCAGTATTCTTTATTTACTAGGAAATAGCCAAATTCCTAATCCAGTATTTGGAGTTCTAGCAGGTGGATTATTATTTGGAGCTGTATTTATGACCACAGATCCAGTGTCTGCTCCAAAGACAAAAGAAGGTAAGTGGATATATGGAATTATTATAGGTATGGTTACAGTAATTATTAGAGGATATGCATTATTTGCTGGTGGAATGATGTTTGCAATACTTATAGCAAATACATTTGTACCTATAATGGATGAAGGCGTTAATGCCTATAAAAAGCATAAAAAAGAATCTAAGAAAGAGAAGGAAGAGGTGGCAATATGA
- a CDS encoding (p)ppGpp synthetase, giving the protein MKLELFDFIDETLELIEKRKESIEKVANSLEKFFTDSFFIQDHFLNVSYRIKSSESLREKILRHNFYIKYKTPEKLLDNLSDLIGFRVECRFIEDEDKIYRDIIKLFDIKCKDGFYTNPLNPNILLQLEEKQPQKQKNGFEIYKIDGKYCKDGVCINFELQIKSLVNIFWGEIDHRVLYKNFNYMLTEDFFRDIMSSIKDNLSMIDRQLMLVYNHLNGMDTSDSLAKNIQLQALLSKIIHDTYIVKIRQEIGFVVDFKKSTDVIVNYIFMKGGLEGSEHYSTNFLRILNRLNEIGKNDISFSRYINFEREIFFNDDFTRKIGNSILEVINKDFRWNLFFRIIFEIEEGNNAEDFEGFMIFVRYRFHENIILILENKDFEDEEKEEVLNFIMETIATIFCKDLDVDFLSDCSIKKLNNNIGKAFRNIQDFNDWIRERETIIDVISKHDF; this is encoded by the coding sequence ATGAAGCTTGAGTTATTTGACTTTATAGACGAAACCTTAGAACTGATAGAAAAAAGAAAGGAGAGTATTGAGAAGGTTGCCAATTCTTTAGAAAAGTTTTTTACCGATAGTTTTTTTATACAAGATCACTTTTTAAACGTTAGCTACAGAATAAAATCATCAGAGAGTTTAAGGGAAAAGATATTGCGTCACAATTTCTACATAAAATATAAGACACCTGAAAAGCTATTAGATAATTTATCGGATTTAATAGGATTTAGAGTTGAATGTAGATTTATTGAAGACGAAGACAAGATCTATAGAGATATAATAAAATTATTTGACATAAAATGCAAAGACGGATTCTATACTAACCCTCTTAATCCCAACATTTTACTGCAACTAGAAGAAAAACAACCTCAGAAACAAAAAAATGGATTTGAAATATATAAGATTGATGGAAAGTATTGTAAAGATGGAGTATGTATTAATTTTGAGTTACAGATAAAATCCTTAGTAAATATTTTCTGGGGAGAAATTGACCATAGAGTATTATATAAGAATTTCAATTATATGTTAACAGAAGACTTTTTTAGAGATATAATGTCTTCAATAAAAGATAATTTATCTATGATTGATAGGCAGTTAATGCTTGTATATAATCATTTAAATGGAATGGATACTAGTGATTCTCTAGCAAAAAATATTCAATTGCAAGCGTTATTATCCAAAATTATTCATGATACTTATATAGTTAAAATAAGGCAGGAAATAGGTTTTGTAGTAGATTTTAAAAAATCCACAGATGTTATTGTAAATTATATATTTATGAAAGGTGGATTAGAAGGGTCTGAACATTATAGTACAAATTTTTTAAGAATATTAAATAGATTAAATGAAATAGGGAAAAACGATATATCTTTTAGTAGATATATTAATTTTGAAAGGGAAATATTTTTTAATGATGATTTTACAAGAAAAATAGGAAATAGTATTCTAGAAGTCATAAATAAAGATTTTAGATGGAATTTGTTTTTTAGAATAATCTTTGAAATAGAAGAAGGAAATAATGCAGAAGACTTTGAAGGATTTATGATATTTGTTAGATATAGATTCCATGAAAATATAATTTTAATCCTAGAAAATAAAGATTTTGAAGACGAAGAAAAAGAAGAAGTTCTTAACTTTATAATGGAAACAATAGCAACTATTTTTTGTAAAGATTTAGATGTAGATTTCCTAAGTGATTGTAGCATTAAGAAATTGAATAATAATATAGGAAAAGCCTTTAGAAACATACAGGATTTTAATGATTGGATAAGAGAGAGAGAGACAATTATAGATGTAATATCTAAACATGATTTTTAA
- a CDS encoding FMN-binding protein yields the protein MKKSFSFPIIFMALVTAFFTFILAFLNYSTADKIAFNQELELSEKLLYIFDIEPLSNDPNDINQAFKDNIGTIKSDGGDLYVYYGDNKEILGYAVPINGSGLWGSIDGYVGVSADYSTLLGLEFISHSETPGLGGRISEDWYKEQFRGIDLTETTDGNYIIYKPASCGNVDAIAGATLTSKSVSKLLNEDLEEFIKREVNK from the coding sequence ATGAAAAAGTCTTTTAGTTTTCCAATAATATTTATGGCTCTTGTCACTGCTTTCTTTACATTTATATTAGCTTTTCTAAATTATAGTACTGCTGATAAAATTGCATTTAATCAAGAGCTAGAGTTAAGTGAGAAACTACTCTATATCTTTGATATAGAGCCATTATCCAATGATCCCAATGATATTAACCAAGCCTTTAAAGATAATATAGGTACTATAAAGTCAGACGGTGGGGACTTATATGTATATTATGGAGATAATAAAGAAATTTTAGGCTATGCTGTGCCTATAAATGGGTCTGGATTATGGGGAAGTATAGATGGATATGTTGGAGTTTCAGCAGATTACTCTACATTACTAGGTTTAGAGTTTATTTCCCATAGTGAAACTCCGGGACTAGGCGGCCGAATATCTGAAGACTGGTATAAGGAACAGTTTCGAGGGATAGATTTAACTGAGACAACAGATGGAAACTATATTATATATAAACCAGCATCATGTGGAAACGTAGATGCCATAGCTGGAGCCACATTGACATCAAAGTCTGTAAGTAAACTTCTAAATGAGGATTTAGAAGAATTTATAAAAAGAGAGGTGAATAAATGA
- the msrA gene encoding peptide-methionine (S)-S-oxide reductase MsrA encodes MKEVYLAGGCFWGVEEYMSRIAGVVDTKVGYANGIKENPSYEEVCTGTTGHTETTYVKYDENIISLEELLNKFWRIIDPTMLNRQGPDIGNQYRTGIYYVDQNDLDIINKTLEEQKTKYDRPIVTEIMSLQSFFNAEEYHQDYLKKNPSGYCHIDLSK; translated from the coding sequence ATGAAAGAAGTATATTTGGCAGGTGGATGTTTCTGGGGTGTGGAGGAATATATGTCAAGAATAGCTGGAGTAGTAGATACAAAAGTAGGATATGCCAATGGTATAAAGGAAAATCCATCCTATGAAGAAGTATGTACAGGAACTACAGGTCATACTGAAACAACCTATGTAAAATATGATGAAAATATAATTTCTTTAGAAGAGCTATTAAATAAATTTTGGAGAATAATAGATCCAACTATGTTGAATAGACAGGGACCTGATATAGGAAATCAATATAGAACGGGAATCTATTATGTAGACCAAAATGATTTAGACATTATAAATAAAACATTGGAAGAACAGAAAACTAAATATGATAGACCAATAGTAACAGAAATTATGTCTTTGCAATCTTTCTTTAATGCTGAAGAATATCATCAGGACTATTTAAAGAAAAATCCAAGTGGATATTGTCATATAGACTTAAGTAAATAA
- a CDS encoding DUF4153 domain-containing protein, producing MKILERVKSTLWSMEKSIKRFPITIGISTILAIFLIYLNESYLIGETMENLSKLSLVLGLGIPLSLCIGLVIERFFEKNKLISLALYFIGAGFLLLYYFVFLENNNTIGMSRYLGTILFCILGFLYILKIGRDRDYEYYVMDIYSSFALTFVYSFVLYFGLSAIFFTIDRLFDANIQGKLYYYMLLIVFFIFAISLFLSKLPYTDTKYEKVEYEKSLKILLTYIVIPLITIYTGILYVYFGKILVTRVWPRGLVSHLVLWYSTISVGVIFLITPILEENKIAKMFKVLFPKIILPIIVMMYMSIYQRVHQYGITENRYYLIVLGLWVLGIMVYFSVKKPLKNIIIPISLSVIMLNSVYGPFSSFSISKYSQNKRLENILEKNNMISNGEIVPNSDISKEDKGEISNIISYFNMRHGVEDIKILPKDFSLDEMENIFGFEYNPYTPYTDNGYAYFGIYTNREPVDIKGYDYYVNIDYWNENKIEVGELTLQYDKAREVLTISRDDKIILEQGIMEFVEDIYNKQESKEIDKSMVSYEDTTYNVSMRNDIDSIDLKFIFTNISGKIDNQNILEIGSLEFILLISDK from the coding sequence ATGAAAATACTTGAAAGAGTAAAGTCTACTTTATGGAGTATGGAAAAAAGTATTAAAAGGTTTCCCATAACCATAGGAATCTCGACAATTTTAGCAATTTTTTTAATATATTTAAATGAGAGTTATTTAATCGGGGAAACAATGGAAAATCTAAGCAAACTAAGTTTAGTATTGGGATTAGGAATTCCTTTATCTTTATGTATTGGGTTAGTAATAGAAAGATTTTTTGAAAAGAATAAATTGATTTCATTAGCTCTATATTTTATTGGTGCTGGATTTTTACTATTATATTACTTTGTATTCCTAGAGAATAATAATACCATAGGGATGTCTAGATATTTAGGGACTATTTTATTTTGCATATTGGGATTTTTATATATTTTAAAAATAGGAAGGGATAGAGATTATGAATATTATGTAATGGACATATATTCTAGTTTTGCTTTAACCTTTGTATATTCATTTGTCCTTTACTTTGGATTATCTGCTATATTTTTTACTATTGATCGATTATTTGATGCTAATATTCAAGGAAAGTTATATTACTATATGTTATTGATTGTATTTTTCATATTTGCAATATCATTATTTTTATCTAAACTACCATATACTGATACAAAATATGAAAAAGTAGAATATGAAAAATCTTTAAAAATATTACTAACTTATATAGTAATTCCTTTAATAACTATATATACTGGAATATTATATGTATATTTCGGAAAAATACTAGTAACGAGAGTATGGCCTAGAGGCTTAGTATCCCATTTAGTATTGTGGTATTCAACCATATCGGTAGGGGTTATATTTTTAATAACTCCAATACTTGAGGAAAATAAGATTGCAAAGATGTTTAAAGTTTTATTTCCTAAAATAATACTTCCCATCATAGTAATGATGTATATGTCCATATATCAAAGAGTACATCAATATGGAATAACAGAAAATAGATATTATTTAATAGTATTAGGACTATGGGTATTAGGAATAATGGTATATTTCTCAGTGAAGAAGCCTTTAAAGAATATTATTATACCTATTAGTTTATCTGTAATAATGCTTAATTCTGTATATGGACCTTTTAGCAGTTTCTCCATATCTAAGTATAGTCAAAATAAAAGATTAGAAAATATATTAGAGAAAAACAATATGATTTCTAATGGTGAAATAGTTCCTAATTCAGATATTTCTAAGGAAGATAAAGGAGAAATAAGCAATATAATAAGCTATTTTAATATGAGGCATGGAGTAGAAGATATAAAGATTTTACCTAAGGATTTTAGTTTAGATGAAATGGAAAATATATTTGGATTCGAATATAATCCATACACTCCTTATACAGATAATGGCTACGCTTACTTTGGAATTTATACTAATAGAGAGCCTGTAGATATAAAGGGATATGATTATTATGTAAATATAGACTATTGGAATGAAAATAAAATAGAAGTTGGTGAATTAACTCTCCAGTATGATAAAGCAAGAGAAGTATTAACTATTTCAAGAGATGATAAAATTATATTGGAACAGGGTATAATGGAATTTGTAGAAGATATATATAACAAACAAGAATCTAAGGAAATAGATAAATCTATGGTTTCTTATGAAGATACCACATATAATGTATCCATGAGAAATGATATAGATAGTATAGATCTTAAATTTATATTTACTAATATAAGTGGTAAAATAGATAATCAAAATATATTAGAAATTGGCAGTCTAGAATTTATATTATTAATTTCAGATAAATAA
- a CDS encoding peptidylprolyl isomerase — protein MSEKRVLAVVNGKEITEDTVLKFLNDLGPQMAMQFQSPEGMKRVVDELINQEVMYLDAKENALDKDENFIKEVERVKEGLLKQYALNQLLSGISVTEGEALEFYNENKENFKKPETVVASHILVEEEEKAKEIIKEIEAGMSFEDAAKNYSTCPSKAQGGNLGEFGRGQMVPEFEDAAFNMEVNSISEPIKTQFGYHIIKLINKNAEGLSSFDEIKDQVTQQVLGTKQQQAYINKTNELKQKYEVKNNM, from the coding sequence ATGAGCGAAAAAAGAGTTCTTGCAGTAGTAAATGGAAAGGAAATAACAGAGGATACTGTACTTAAATTTCTTAATGACTTAGGACCTCAAATGGCAATGCAGTTTCAATCACCAGAAGGTATGAAAAGAGTAGTAGATGAACTAATAAATCAAGAAGTAATGTATTTAGATGCAAAAGAAAATGCACTAGATAAAGATGAGAATTTTATAAAGGAAGTAGAAAGAGTTAAAGAAGGATTACTTAAACAATATGCATTAAATCAACTTTTATCTGGAATATCAGTAACAGAAGGTGAAGCTTTAGAGTTTTATAATGAAAATAAAGAAAACTTTAAAAAACCTGAAACTGTAGTTGCTAGTCATATCTTAGTGGAAGAGGAAGAAAAAGCAAAAGAGATAATAAAAGAAATAGAAGCTGGTATGTCTTTTGAAGATGCTGCAAAGAACTATTCAACTTGTCCTTCTAAGGCACAAGGTGGAAATCTAGGAGAATTCGGTAGAGGTCAGATGGTTCCGGAATTTGAAGATGCTGCTTTTAATATGGAAGTGAATAGCATTTCAGAACCAATAAAAACACAATTTGGCTATCATATAATTAAGTTAATAAATAAAAATGCAGAAGGATTAAGTTCCTTTGACGAAATTAAAGATCAAGTAACTCAACAAGTTCTAGGAACAAAGCAACAACAGGCATATATAAATAAGACAAATGAATTAAAACAAAAATATGAAGTGAAAAATAATATGTAA
- a CDS encoding methylglyoxal synthase encodes MNKRKNIALIAHDNRKEDLINWVKENKDKLSNHFLCGTGTTAKRISERTGLDVKGFKSGPLGGDQQIGSRIVEGDIDMMIFFWDPLEAQPHDPDVKALLRIAVLYDIPVANNKSSADYIISSPIMNEEYTRGIIDFNKSKK; translated from the coding sequence ATGAATAAGCGAAAGAATATTGCTCTTATTGCCCATGACAATAGAAAGGAAGATTTAATAAATTGGGTAAAGGAAAATAAAGATAAATTGTCAAATCATTTTTTATGTGGGACTGGAACTACTGCAAAGCGAATAAGTGAACGTACAGGACTAGATGTTAAAGGATTTAAATCTGGTCCACTAGGTGGAGATCAGCAGATAGGCTCACGTATTGTTGAAGGTGATATTGATATGATGATTTTTTTCTGGGATCCATTGGAAGCTCAACCCCATGATCCTGATGTGAAGGCACTTTTAAGAATAGCTGTATTATATGATATTCCAGTTGCAAATAATAAGTCTTCTGCAGATTATATTATATCTTCCCCAATTATGAATGAGGAGTATACAAGAGGGATTATTGACTTCAATAAGTCTAAAAAATAA
- a CDS encoding Rnf-Nqr domain containing protein, with translation MIELNPFIIFFAAIFTNNMIFSNFLGMCSYIAVSREIPTSLGLGQAVTFVLTCTTIINYLIYHYALLPLGLDYLRFIVFIISIAAFVQLLEMFVERYLPNLYYALGIFLPLITVNCAILGVSLFMIIRNYNFLQSIGFSIGSGIGWTLAIVALAGIRQKLKKASIPKGLEGPGITLIITGLMALAFIGFSGIVQIQ, from the coding sequence ATGATAGAACTTAATCCTTTTATAATATTTTTTGCAGCAATATTTACTAATAATATGATATTTAGTAATTTCTTAGGAATGTGTTCCTATATAGCAGTATCTAGAGAGATACCTACCTCTTTAGGATTAGGTCAGGCTGTTACCTTTGTACTTACTTGCACTACAATAATAAACTACCTTATATATCATTATGCTTTATTACCACTTGGATTAGATTACCTAAGATTTATAGTATTTATTATTAGTATAGCAGCATTTGTACAGCTTTTAGAAATGTTTGTAGAAAGGTATCTTCCTAATTTATATTATGCATTAGGTATTTTTTTACCTCTTATAACTGTAAATTGCGCCATACTAGGAGTTTCACTATTTATGATAATTCGTAACTATAATTTCCTTCAATCCATAGGATTTAGCATTGGATCTGGAATTGGATGGACATTGGCCATAGTTGCACTGGCAGGAATTCGTCAGAAGCTAAAGAAAGCATCAATACCTAAAGGACTTGAAGGACCGGGTATAACCTTAATCATTACTGGATTAATGGCCTTAGCTTTCATAGGATTTTCAGGTATTGTTCAAATCCAATAG